A stretch of Roseovarius sp. M141 DNA encodes these proteins:
- a CDS encoding ABC transporter permease, which translates to MEFLTLLSYGDSGWGDELLLGLGVTLALALATFPIAVVLSFAVCWAKVSPYRPVRIAAQIHTTVFKTLPEILTLLILYYQSQALINWATDWIAPGARLSVSPFLAGLIALSLVISAYGSEVVRAALNAIGKGQTEAAQSLGLSPCQTFRLVILPQMWRHAIPGFGNLWVILLKDTSLVSIIALSDLVHIATLAINTTREPFFFYLVIGAIYIALVAVSAWLQKGLERRASKGFARVETGDA; encoded by the coding sequence ATGGAATTCCTGACATTGCTATCTTACGGGGATTCCGGCTGGGGCGATGAACTGTTGCTCGGGCTTGGTGTTACGCTTGCGCTTGCGCTGGCGACGTTTCCCATCGCGGTCGTGCTGTCCTTTGCGGTGTGTTGGGCCAAGGTGTCGCCGTACCGGCCTGTCCGTATCGCGGCGCAGATCCATACCACGGTGTTCAAGACGCTGCCCGAGATCCTGACGCTGCTGATCCTTTATTACCAATCGCAGGCGCTGATAAACTGGGCCACCGATTGGATCGCGCCGGGCGCGCGCCTGTCGGTGTCGCCCTTTTTGGCTGGCCTGATCGCGCTGAGCCTTGTCATCAGCGCCTATGGCAGCGAGGTGGTGCGCGCCGCGCTGAACGCCATCGGCAAAGGCCAGACCGAGGCGGCGCAATCGCTGGGCCTATCGCCCTGCCAGACGTTCCGCCTGGTCATCCTGCCGCAGATGTGGCGCCATGCGATCCCCGGTTTTGGCAACCTTTGGGTGATTTTGCTAAAGGACACGTCGCTGGTGTCGATCATCGCGCTCAGCGATCTGGTGCATATCGCGACACTGGCCATCAACACCACGCGCGAGCCGTTCTTTTTCTATCTTGTCATCGGCGCGATCTACATCGCACTCGTCGCCGTATCTGCATGGCTGCAAAAGGGACTGGAGCGCCGTGCCTCGAAGGGTTTCGCCCGGGTGGAGACCGGCGATGCTTGA
- a CDS encoding ABC transporter permease codes for MLDLWLNFRGLWLDGLITTASLTVLAVFFGFFLALPIGVARAKSTGVLGWLALGYVNLFRGMPLLVQLFLVYYGLGQFNSELRAIGLWWMFRDAWYCGLLALVLNTAAYQAEIIRGSLQTIPASVHETNAALNLTRWTAFRRVLLPIAFAKALPAIGNEFILLLKATSLVAIITVFDLMGQARFIFSETLDLRVYYVAAAHYLVLVLAIEWALRRVEGRFTWMA; via the coding sequence ATGCTTGACCTGTGGCTGAATTTCCGGGGCCTGTGGCTGGACGGGTTGATCACCACGGCGTCGCTGACGGTGCTCGCCGTTTTCTTTGGCTTCTTTCTGGCGCTGCCGATTGGCGTGGCGCGGGCGAAATCCACCGGAGTTCTGGGCTGGCTGGCGCTGGGATATGTCAACCTTTTCCGCGGAATGCCGCTGCTGGTGCAGCTGTTTCTGGTCTATTACGGCCTCGGCCAGTTCAACAGCGAACTGCGCGCCATCGGCCTGTGGTGGATGTTCCGGGATGCGTGGTATTGCGGGCTGCTGGCCCTGGTGTTGAACACGGCGGCCTATCAGGCCGAGATTATTCGCGGCAGCCTTCAGACCATCCCCGCCTCGGTGCATGAAACCAACGCCGCGCTGAACCTGACGCGCTGGACCGCGTTCCGCCGGGTGCTGCTGCCCATCGCCTTTGCCAAGGCGCTGCCGGCCATCGGCAACGAATTCATCCTGCTGCTCAAGGCAACGTCGCTGGTGGCGATCATCACGGTGTTCGATCTGATGGGGCAGGCGCGGTTCATCTTTTCGGAAACGCTGGATCTGCGGGTCTACTACGTCGCCGCCGCGCATTATCTGGTGTTGGTTCTGGCCATCGAATGGGCACTGCGCCGGGTCGAGGGGCGATTTACATGGATGGCATAG